gtgaaatgaataaaaaaaaccggatACGTATCGACGTTTTCTAATTGTAGATTTGGAATGAAGTTTGCAAGTTACAACATTGAGCGGAGACTTGGCGATTTCCTAGGCAGCATGAGCAATCACACACAATTCTTTATACTAAACTCACAGCGATTCTttacaaaaacacacaaaccaAAGTACACATTAACCAGCCACCATTCGAACTAAAGGGAGAATCAGTGGCGTAAACAAAGACGTCAAGACTTCAAGGCCCTTTGAagtcttttcattttggccgGTTTGTCCGGGCTTCGATCTGAAACGGAAACGTATACATAGTCGTCTTAGTAAATGTTCTTAAATTTTATCCGGTTACCAAATAACTATAAGCTTATTTAACAATCAACTCTACAGACTACTCTTACTTCGTTACCAAGATATCGACAATGCGTGACAGTCCAGCCGGTCTTTCCGTTGTGACCGAAGATGAATCTGTGAGGCAAGGCGCGTTAGTGTCGCATTTTTTACTGGCAGGATTGAAACCGTTTCCTGATGGGCAGAAAATGTCCGAAATGAGTCCGTCCTCACACATCCAGAAACGGTCGCAACGTCCATCGAGATCGGCCAGATCTATTTTCGGGCTGCCAAATGGACATTCAGGTTCTTTGGCATGACAGAGGAATGCTAGTGGTTTTAGGTAACGAATAACCATTTGAGCGCGTTAGAAATATTGAcccataacttttgaaaaaaaaaaatttgttcggTTGTTACCTGATAACGAAAGAACTACCAACAGACAGCAAACGTGATACTCGACTGCACtcgtcattttctgttttgttccaGTCGGTTATACCTTGAAAAGTGAAGATAGCAACACCGAATGTTTCCTTTATATCTCATTGCCATTAGTACACAACCTTCACCCACTTTGGCCTTGTAACGATTTCAGGAACGAAAGATCATTAGTCAGAAATCTCGCAGGGAAAGTTGAAAGTTTGTAGGAATTGTCAACAAGTAAGGCCGGAGAAAGGTAAACAAACGACCAAGGTGTACGGTATACTATCCACAACATTAATGTTAAGATAAGAGTTCGATCAAATAAATGCctcaaatgaaattctttaattacATAACATGAACGTCGTTCTACATGGCAACCAACGGAGACAAGGAATTCCCGGAATCCCTAAAGTTTATCCAAGTTTATCCGATTAAGAGTTAAGAAAACGATCTGCTCtaacttaaaaaatagtaGCCCACACTAGTCAGCTCCGCATTTAAGTATATATCAAATATCAAAAGTTATCGGTGGTAGTATACAGTTTGTAAAAAccgtttcaattttcaaagtGTTACGGATATTGTGGCGGAGGgcaaaattcatattttttcattcgcGAGATTTCACAGTGCGCAGTAGAAAGACATTTACATAACGCCTTAACAGATTGCTTTCACTGCAAGTTACATGACTCGATCAAGGGCAAAAGGTTTCAAGGGATGTGCGCTTTAAATCAAACCCGGTCGGATCGGAGTGACGGAGTCAGTGCCCACAACGAAGAGGAGTCGCGCACAACCTAAACGAAGGCGAGCCGAATCAAGACACAACTGAAATCGAGTCCCACCTTTTTACTCGAAAGATATTCACAAAAATCGAATAATAATACTTTGCCTTTGttccaaattattattacgaaaaatgaaactggaagcgtttgttattttcatttggctCACCTTGGCGACAGTCTCTAGCTACACTCACGACGGTAAGTGTTCACAAATTTCTCTAATTGTTGATAGCTCGGTTGATTTTAATCATTAGCTTATTCTGAACTGTGATTAAAGTAGATATTACGAAAtctgtttttaaattctattaAACGCGGTTAAACGTCTCACGTTATTTTTGTATATGAATGCGAAAATGTCTACTTGGGTACTGTTTGATCCATGATCCCTTTATCAGCGTTGACATGGCGAATTTCTTGAATGGATTGGGTACATGATCTTACTGGTGCCCTTTTGAAATTGGATTGACGTATACAGATCTTATCATCGCTGCTGGCGACCAGCTTGAATTACTCAGCCAAGGAACAACGTACCGAAAACTAACACTCAATTCTTACAACGCCTCAAAGTTGTCGGCCCTCGCGTACGATGCCACAAACAAGAGACTCTTTTTCTCCGATATTCGTCACCTTGAGAGTCACATACTCAGCGTCAGTCTCGAAGATGAATCTCCTCGTCTAGTAGAAGAGATTATCGAAAGTAAAATTTGGCTAATTTAAATTAATGCGCAAGAAAAAGTTGCaatacatttctttctttttctaccctGACAGAAAATAACGATGAAACTGTTGAGAGTTTGGCGTACGATCCCGTGAATAAAATGCTGTTATGGACGGACGGATTCAACCGTTCCATCCGTCAAATTCAGATCGATAACGACGGCATTCACGCCAAAGAAAATACGTCAGTGGAGGTTGTCCATCTCTTGGAAAGTGACGCTAGACCACAGGCATTAGTTTCTGATCCTTGTACAAGGTATTCAAACAAATTATCTGACCTCAACTGCCTATTTAGCTGATTACCTGTTTCGTTTTTAGAATGTTATACTGGACAAATATTCACAATTCACTGCCTACCATTGAGCGTTCGCACCTTAACGGAAGCCAGCGTGAAGTCATTGTTCATTCGGACTTGTTACAGTTACACGCATTCGACCTCGACATTATGGAACAAATGATTTACTGGGCCGAAGACCTTCGCAACGGTTTTTTCCTCATCGAAAGAAGCTACGTGAACGGTAGTGGGAGAGAGGAATTTTACCGCGGTTTCGGTCATTTCATCGCCAGCCTCACGGTGTGTCAATAATcctaatcattttcattttaaaaatcattagcCCCTTCATTTAATTGTTCTGGTATTATTCTTAAGGTGGGCGAAGATTACGTCTACTGGAGTGACTACGATCGCAAGAAGCTTTGGTCGTTACCCAAAGATGGGTCATCGAAAAATCCCGTTAACCTTCGGACCTATCGTAACCCAGCGATGGGCGTGGTGGTCTATCGTAACGAGCCTTTGAACTGTGATCTCATATCATCGCCAGAAGCCAGCGCCGCAGTTGTtcaaaaaacagaattaatCGAGAATCTGGATTCGTCCTCATCGACTGCTCTTCTGTTGGGGTTCAGTTTTGTCTGCCTCGCCATAATGGCGATGATGATCCTGCTCATCTTACAATTTCTGAAGTCAAGGGATTGCAAAGGAATTCGAGGGGCCAGCAAAACTGAGGACACTatcccatttcaaaatttcagcaACActttattcaaaatgaatgaacTGGTAATATAAACACCCGGCTGgtattttgacaaaattacttattctttcgtcttttttcaatttgaacagTCGCAAATAGAACAGCAGCAAACTGTAAGTGTACCGATGCCGGAGAACAGCAGCGGCTTGAAACGGGACGATGACTGCGCTACTTTAATCAAATGCGAATTTTGATAACTGAGTCGATTAAAAGGTTAGAAAAATCCTGGTTCCTCAGCTGTTGTTCAAAGCCGTGTGTCTGGCTTCACTTATCGTTTCAAgctaaaagaaatttatgtATATTATCagtttattgatttttgttaatctgaaattcattttaatcgTGATGTACAATTTGTCAAACTTCCTTGCTTTTGTTAACGATGGGCTATACAAAGTAAgtgattccctttttttatatgttcaagaaagaaatttcgaaaaaataaataaactcaAAGCTTTGATATCTAATATTCTACATCTTTTACTAaaaacgaggaggtgccggtgtggtggcaggtccctcttggctCTCAAAATGTcctagttgcactttgcttgaagtgtttatagtaaaaatatttttcgaatttgattgtttacccagcacagacaaagttgtgaggtagaAAACAAGCCTGATTTGCAGTCATTCTACATAttagatatttaaaataattgaaacaaaaaccctGGCTGAGTCTGATAAAGACAGCAATCGAGAACACCAAGTTcaagtcaaccgcctagctcaggaataatcgtactccgttcTATgtcacgatttaaaaaatctacgccaccaaaaagtaaaaaagggagagtAGAGATTAATTGTttctacctttaagcctgggaaacacattcaggcatccacaagtgcccCATCTgtagaaaagttgaatcctcCAGGCAGCTCCAGGTGGGATAGAAAAAAGCCCTCAGACttgtgaatacacccacacttaTGTGGGGTGTGTACATGAGAATAGAGAGGATATAAAGAAAGGGGAATGTCACCAATCAAACTTGATGCTGTTTAcctaaatcaaaaataaacaatgggTTACGTAAAAATcttggcagaaaaaaaaacaagtaaggaaaagttgaaaatcgGACAGTgaccctaattgttaatacaCAGGAGAGTTTaaggtttacatgtaatacactgcattaATGAAAGTTATGCACAACTAAAATGTTAAGCAGGTCAGAgtttaataaaagtaatggaaatcatttacccaagcgatgacactgagattgttgctTTCAACAGGTCCaacacaagcaaaacttgcatatcttGTGATTATGATGGCAGGCACAggtctcaaatctgcacaaatgaaaaggttacatgtagtgcaaacaaaatgtcatatgcatcgacagggggcttacatgaCCAATGACAAAGTCAGGAACTTACATTTCACAAACTTGAAACAGGTTTATCTTCTATTTAAGCCCCATAATTCCTCCATATTCCCcatatttgtattcttagtttatttacctgctaaacaTTGGTCGCATTGGTGTGGATTAAACGATTCGAGAGAAGACCAAAATTGGCACTGCACGACcacattttataatttttacgACGAAAACGAGAGCAGACGACATATGGGACAGATATAtggacaaacaaaacaatgtcCAAACTCCAAAGAACAAACTGGCGGCAAATAAAGCGTAGATTTAAAGAGATGGATCCCCTCTAGTCTATACTTTGCGTGATTATTATGCTGATAGTAAATCAGTGATAGTCGGGGTATCTATAGCAAACGAGAGTTACAAACACTACTACGGTCCTGTAATTTATTGCCATTTCAATCACAATCcagcttcaaaatgaaaattgtttggATTTTCCTAGTCTGTCTAGCAGTGGATCAAACCCTAAGCTTTCCTACTCATcaatttgaagaaacaaaatttaaaaaatgcttgGCTCGTGCTAGAATCATTCTAGATCGGGTCCCTCTTATCGATGGGTAAACACACGctgataattaattatttgaataaaaaattgtatttatatTCTTGTCGACGCAGGCACAATGACTTTCCCAACAGTCTTCGAAAGTACGCAAATAATCAGGTAGATGACTTGGACATTTACGACTTGACTACCTTGGAACCTTGGGCCAGTTCTTCCTCATCGCATACAGACATCAACAGACTGCGCCAGGGAAAAGTCGGAGCCCAGGTACAATTCCAGGAAACTAAACATGATAATTGGACACTATTAAGACATTTTGTTGTTATCTACCATCAAACAGTTTTGGTCGACCTACATCCCATGCGCCACCCAGTACAAGGACGCCATCCTAAAGACATTAGAGCAGATTGACGTCGTTCATCGATTGGTGGAAGCCAATCCAGCTACTTTCGAGTTCGTCACGTCGGCCCAAGGTTCCCCAAATTGATGATAATTGACACAAAATGAACGTCAGAATGTTTAACATCTATTTGACGACACACAGGGATCGAGGACGCTTTTAGCCGGGGGAGAATTGGCAGTCTCGTAGGACTCGAAGGCGGACACTCGATTGGCAGTTCCCTGGCCGTTTTGCGAATGATGTACGACATGGGGGTGCGCTACATGACAATGACTCATTTATGCAATACTCCTTGGTAACAGCGAGAGAAGCTACTTCTTCAAAGTCCAATTGATTCAATGCTAATTTGTCTTTCACATTATCAGGGCTGATCATTCGCTGTTGGACGATCCAGGCAACGTAGCCGTTCACGACGGCCTAACTCCGTTTGGCAAGGCATagcaacatttttaaaaaattatctgaaaaacaatttgaatgaaGAAACTATTCCTCTAACAGACGGTGGTGGCGGAAATGAACCGACTGGGAATGCTGGTCGATATTTCGCACGTTTCACGCAAAACGATGAGAGACGTACTGGAAACCAGCACAGCTCCCGTCATTTTCTCGCACTCGTCGGCCTACGCATTGTGCAATGACACTCGAAATGTTCCAGACGATATCCTACAGTTGGTAACTCTAAACGGAGGGATAGTCATGGTCaacttttttacaatttacGTCTCCTGTGGCCAAACTGCGACAGTTCAACAAGTTGCGGATCACGTCGAACACATCCGGAATATCGCCGGAGTAGATCACGTCGGTCTCGGATCCGATTTCAACGGCGCTGATAAGTATGTAACGTCAATTAAGTTCTGTTGTTTGAAAAGTTTAATCGAATCAAAGATTTACCTAATAGAAGTGGTTGTGTAAAACTTTTGtgtttagaattttatttaaaatcaaaagtctATAGTTACAAAAGTTTGTGTTGTTTGAATCGCAGGACACCGGAAGGTCTTAAAGATGTGTCAGAATATCCAAACTTGTTCGCCGAGCTACTCGCTCGCGGATGGACAGAAACCGACCTGGAAAAAGTTGCCGGATGGAACTTGCTGCGTGTCCTCAGAGGAGCGGAAGCGGTTAGATCTCTGTTGataattttctttacatttctGAATTGTCACTTACCTGGTCGTTTTAACGGGGTGCAGGTGCGCGATCAGATGGCAGCCGACGGAGTGAAGCCGTTCGACAATTGGATTCCGCAGACGGACCTGCCCGTCGAGTCCCTTCCGTGTAGCACCGGCGATTACAGCAACAACACATACACCAGCAATGCGATGTAGAATTAtctataaattttataaattttcatgTTATTTTGATCCACTATTATGTAACTATGTAAACAACAGTGGAATTTAGCCCACCGTATCGTACCAATACAAATAATCAGCTCGCCACCTATCCAAAaccttgtgttttttaaaaagatcgCTTTTATCAGTTGTCACTTATTTAAGTGACGGACGACTTCACAAACTCATCACAACGAAAATGAACTGGTGCGTAATAGTTTTAGCCCTGTTGCTGTCAGCGCAGAAAAGCTGGAGCTATCCTTCAGCTCGATTCGAAGAAgctaattcatttgaaaagtaTCTGGAAAAGGCCAGGACTGTTCTGGATCGTGTTCCGCTTATAGATGGGtataaagaatgaaaaagttttcaaataGTTCGAAAATTGCTAACGTTTTCTTTAATGGTATTCATAGGCACAACGATTTTCCTTACAGCCTTAGAAGGTACGAAAATAACCAGGTCGGTGACTTGGACATTAATGACTTGACAACATCCGAGCCATGGGCCAGTTCCTCCTCGTCGCATACAGACATCAACAGACTACGGCAAGGAAAAGTCGGAGCTCAGGTATAATTTAATGTCACTATACACAGGCGGAGTTGTGTTGACGTTGTTCACTTTTCCCTGATAGTTTTGGTCGGCCTACGTCTCCTGTTCCACCCAATACAAGGACGCCATTCTCAAGACTTGGGAACAAATAGACGTCATCCATCGAATGGTCGATGCGAATCCAACGGCCTTTGAGTTTGTCAAATCCGCCCAAGGTtttgctatttaaaaaaatcccatTAAATGACGTCATACAAGGGTTGAAATTTGTGTACAATACTCGTTGTACAGGAATTGAAGACGCGTTCAGCCAGGGCAAAATTGGCAGCCTCGTAGGAGTTGAAGGTGGTCATTCAATCGGCAGCTCCTTGGCCGTTTTGCGGATGATGTACGACATGGGGGTGCGCTACATGACATTGACCCATTCATGTCCTACtccttggtaaaaaaaaaagatggcaagTTGTTGCCcgccaaatttaaaatgcCAAAATCTCTTAATTTAGGGGAGATAACTCGCAGCTGGATGACCCCGGAAACGTTCCCATACACGACGGCCTCACTCCTTTTGGAAAGGTATGCTCAACTTAAGTCATACAAAATCAATAGCcacttgttaaaaatgattaCACATGGTAGGATGTGATAGCGGAAATGAATCGATTAGGAATGTTGATTGATTTGTCGCACGTTTCACGCAAAACGATGAGAGACGCGCTGGAAACCAGCACAGCTCCCGTCATTTTCTCGCACTCGTCGGCCTACGCATTGTGCAACAACACGCGCAATGTACCCGACGACATTTTACAATTGGTGGCTCAAAACGGAGGCGTCGTCATGGTCAACTTTTTCGTATCTTACATTTCCTGCGGTCTGACAGCAACAGTTCAACAAGTTGCAGGTTTGGACCCTTCCGCTTGCATTTCCCATTcactttcaaattcattttcaaatttaattcgaCCTAGATCATATCGAACATATCCGCAATGTCGCTGGGGCCGATCACGTGGGCATCGGGTCTGACTTTAATGGCGTTGCAAGGTGAATTAATTCAAAAGAGGTTCACTTACTTTAGAATAGATGTGCACGGTATTATTCCAATCTGAATGTAAACGTCTTCCAGGACACCGGAAGGACTGAAAGATGTGTCGGAGTACCCAAACTTGTTTGCTGAGCTTCTCGCTCGTGGTTGGGCGGAAACTGATCTGGAGAAAGTTGCTGGACTCAACTTGCTACGTGTCTTCAGAGGAGCGGAAGCGGTTGGATCTCTAATTCGTTTCTAAATTTGTGGGCTCTCTAAAATTCATGGATGTTTTGGCACCACACAGGTGCGCGATCAAATGGCTGCTGATGGAGGAAAGCCGTTTGACGAATGGATTCCGCAAGCTGATTTGCCCGCCGAGTCCCTGCCCTGTAGCACCGGCCAGATCAAGTCAATAAAGTTGTCGACAGAATGAAATCATTCTCCGATGTCATAATGGAACCCAGAATTAACTGTCAATTTAACATTTAACTGCAAGCAAATAAagtctgaaataaaaaaaagaacaggacATTATCCAAAATTTAAACAGAGGGCGCAATATAGGTGCGGCCAATATTGGCAAAAAATATTAAGTCATTCTCGGAAAGAATTGTTACctctggaagaaaaaaaaacttattaacACCTATGGACAGCCAACTAAATGGGGGCAGCAGCTTTCCGTAAAAATGACTCACGAATACAGCCTGCAGAACTGTCCTGCAAACTGGTCAGGACTACCAACAATGGGGCATGCAAATTGGCAACGACCGATGGCTGAGCAGTGAGCAATATTACCCCAGGTCTCAGCCAAATGGCATCCAGAGAGGAGGTTACCATTCCTATAATGAGCCAGTGATTCAATGGACAGAAATAGAATTAAATGACCAAGACCATCAGCACATTTGTGATGACGTTAAGACAGGGGAAAAGGGGAGCATGCATTCTTCTGGATCTCAGCAATTTCTGTATACTGTCAAGTGCGCGAGTTTGGTGTAGAATTACCTATTCCCCGGCAGTCAACATACACGAAATTTTCGTCGGGTGGTagctaaaatttaatttattatttgttgggTAAATCGTTGTGGGTATTTAGATCATTTACAGCAGTGACAGCAGCCTCAGTAAATGAAATCAGTTTCTTCTTAATCTTTCGGCATGCGGGATTTCAATCGTAATTAATTATTACGAATTATTATATAATTGTAAGAAATTAGAATAGTTATTCAAGTGGTAATATGAATGACTAACTGAAGAAATTGAACTCCTGAATAAGAACGAATGTTATTTCCGACAATGTGGCTTTACCTGAAACGAAATagagaaatttgatttgggATATCCAAAGTAAATTTCAATAAGATAGAGTTGTGAGAGACTTTGACGAAATATTTATCAAGAAATTCAACTAACCGTTGCACGACGCAGAAGTGGGTTAGTAACAAGGTTCGACCGTAGGACAAGAGCAAGGCTCAGTAGATGTAGTCGTTGATGGAGTAGTTTGTGTTGTTGGGTCGGTTGTAGTCGTTGATGTAGTCGTTGATGTAGTCGTCGATGGAGTAGTTTGTGTTGTTGGGTCGGTTGGTGGGTCGGTTGGTGGGTCAGTCGGTGGGTCAGTCGGTGGGTCGGTTGGTGGGTCGATTGTAGTCGTTGGTATAGTCGTCGATGGAGTAGTTTGTGTTGTTGGGTTGGTTGTTGGGTCAGTCGGTGGGTCGGTTGGTGAGTCAGTTGGTGGGTCGATTGTAGTCGCTGGTGTAGTCGTCGATGGAGTAGTTTGTGTTGTTGGGTCGGTTGTTGGGTCCGTCATTGTATCAGTTGTATAGGCATTCAGGGGTTCAGTAGTTGGTTCAGTCGTTGGTTCAGTCAAAAATTTACCCGCTGATTTAGTACTAGTTGGCGATTTAGAAGTTGTCGTCCAAAAAGGCGATGTGACTGTCAACTGTTTAGACGAAAATCGTAAATCGTCGATGGCAAcagcatcttctttttctgtgccGCAATAAGCGTAAAACACCAACTGCACACAGTGGTGaaacaacaattaaaaatgggCTTTATATCAATACTTAACGTAACAAGACTTACCGAAACATTAGAAGCTGGTTCACCTTCAAGAAGAACGGATTGAGATCGCCAAATCCCATTGGTAATGCTCGAGTAATTGTACAAACTGCTGAGCAGCCTTTCGTTTCCATTGTTGGACATGTATAActacagaaatatttttaaaaattattaattcccATTGGAAACAACATGGGACATCTTTCTCTGATGAATAATTACCTCGAGATTGGTGAATTGGGGCCATTTGGAACGTATCCAgaacgagaaagagaaatcatTTTGGCATGCTGGAAGTCTAAAGGTCTGGCTCCGAAGAATTGCTACTccaaacgaagaaaaagactGCCCGCGATGGACTCTTAGATAATTTCTACCGGTGAGCGGTTGAGGCGCTACATTCTCAAACTCCCAGGGTGATGTCTGGTTTTCGATTTGCCATCGAACGCCAATCTGGGACTCATCAACCCACGGGAACACACCATTAATTTCGAAATCATTGTTTAACCGTTCCTTAGCCACTGCTGGATCGCTCTGGGGACACGGCGGACACGACGCAGCCGAGGATCCGCCAATCAGCAACTGTAGAAGCCTCactgaaaataagaagaaaatgagttTCAGCATGGTTGAAACCAAACGTTCGGAACTAAACTGGCATAATATAATAAAGCAACGCGTTACAAATGAACAAATCACGTACACAAAATTGAGCAAGAGTAATACAGCTTTGCTTTTTATCTCTGATAAAAACCAAGAGTCACGGAAAACGGTCGTTCAAAATTATATTACTTTAACACGACAAACGGGAATTTTGTCGAGGCTTATCTTGAAAGTAATAATTCAGcattaataattaaacatttgattGGGCTAGACTTGGGACGAAAGTAGTAACACGCATAACTAACCTTTGAAGATGTCAGACGGTTGAAGGAATTGGCACAGATGTccgtttttcaattaaaaagcCAAGAATGTTCTTTGAAGATTTCAACTAAACCGCTTTTCATTCATAACTACAAAACTAAATCGCGAACGATTACACAAGTCTTCAATCATCAGCTAGCGATTCAACTTTTATCAAAAAATGGTTGACCTTATGTCAtccaatcaattttaaaaagatcaaTCTCCCTCAGATGTCAAGATCGGCAATTGGACGATGTTTCACGGTGGACGAGAATCGCCCACAATGCCACAAAGGTTGCCCGAAGGATCACACAGAGACGAcgcatttgaatatttcgtGAATGATTACATTCCTTACGTGTACCCCTTGACAGGACTCTTGGCCAAAACATATTCGCTGGACTCTCATTCAAAACATCCTCCCACATGCAACGACGGTAAACCAATAACGGGACACGGAGTCGATATCCAATCTTGTCGAACACCGGAAGACGACAGAATACACGTAGGAAGGGATTGCGTCAGAGACCACCCACCGTTTTCCCATTAGCTGTTTCCAATCTACTGAATCGAACATACGACATGAATATCTAATCGCGCCCAAAAGAGATTGACCTTGCACTTCAAAGTAGTTTAAAAACTCTCGGTAAAGATTTAATAGACTCCCGGAAAGACTGTCTTGTTACTGTGTCTTGTTTACGTCATCAGCCAAGAGGCGGGATTTTCaaatgcaacttttttttttccaattggcattttctgtattattattttagattcCCTAAAAACAAGACTGGCACTGACAGTTTCATGTCAATTTTGGAAGTTGGCttcaaatcggaaaaaaaagatgtaaaCGGTCGGGGGTTTGACAACTATAcagcgagagagaaatatatagtTTTCATTTGTCGCCTGATGGCGGAGGTTTCCTGTACTGCTCCATGATCGACTGGATCTTCTCCCACATGACTTTTGGCTCGTCCACTCTCGGAATctaaaacacacaaaaaacacacacgaaaaacaGTGGAAGAAGATATTATTCACGGGGTTGTGAAAACAAATTGCCGTCACCGAACGACCGCCATTGACGGGAATCTCcatcgagagagaaaaaaaacattgggcAACGAGTCAAAAAACAAGTCGAAATCACTTGGGAATGATTAAGGTCAAACCATCCAACTCCTCCCTCCTCCCTTTACCAGTTTCCAATCTCCATCGTCAGCGCAGTTAAAAATAGTCTCCCGACATGATTTCTTATGAGTTTGAAAATGGTATAATGGTGGAGAAagatctcttctttctctaccattttccttttggaaTGATCTCCTGCCCAGATTcattgaatattattattgttttacGTCTGTGCAGCCGGCCTCTGCTTTTATCTCTGACTGGAAAAAATGCCCGTCCTGCACGGACTAGCCGGAACAACAATACActcaaaacaatttcagagTTCGGGAGTGGGTGGGAGGTTAGGTTCCGGTCTTGTGACACTGGAATGCCACCGGGAAGAGATAAACCaagtttgttcttcttcttctccatccaTCCTACCGACTCACATAAATGCTTTTGAGTCTGGCGCGTATATGTACGCATACCTAATAGTGTTAAAACCAGACATACCTGGTAGTTTTGACTGAGGTAGATTCCGGCGTAGATTCCAACACCGAACGTCAACtgtaaagaaacaaataaaataaaacaaattaaaacgatGTCGAtggttaattttaaaaacgaaattgttttACAGCTTGGTATCTAATGATTTATTATTAGGGTGCTCTAAAGGAATATGTGAAGATACAAGATAAAGCACACGGGGTAGGgtggaggaaagaaaaaaagaggatgcGATCGGGTTTGGTGTGTCCCTTACTGCGCCACCTACTGCCAAATGTAAGGCGATAAAGAGGATCAGGGCCAGGTTATAAACAGCTGCCAGGATCGTCATGATCCGATCCAATCAgcaacg
The sequence above is a segment of the Daphnia pulex isolate KAP4 chromosome 11, ASM2113471v1 genome. Coding sequences within it:
- the LOC124208105 gene encoding uncharacterized protein LOC124208105 isoform X1; this encodes MTSAVEYHVCCLLVVLSLSAFLCHAKEPECPFGSPKIDLADLDGRCDRFWMCEDGLISDIFCPSGNGFNPASKKCDTNAPCLTDSSSVTTERPAGLSRIVDILVTKSKPGQTGQNEKTSKGLEVLTSLFTPLILPLVRMVAG
- the LOC124208105 gene encoding uncharacterized protein LOC124208105 isoform X2; the protein is MTSAVEYHVCCLLVVLSLSAFLCHAKEPECPFGSPKIDLADLDGRCDRFWMCEDGLISDIFCPSGNGFNPASKKCDTNAPCLTDSSSVTTERPAGLSRIVDILIEARTNRPK
- the LOC124208098 gene encoding protein cueball-like, producing MKLEAFVIFIWLTLATVSSYTHDDLIIAAGDQLELLSQGTTYRKLTLNSYNASKLSALAYDATNKRLFFSDIRHLESHILSVSLEDESPRLVEEIIEKNNDETVESLAYDPVNKMLLWTDGFNRSIRQIQIDNDGIHAKENTSVEVVHLLESDARPQALVSDPCTRMLYWTNIHNSLPTIERSHLNGSQREVIVHSDLLQLHAFDLDIMEQMIYWAEDLRNGFFLIERSYVNGSGREEFYRGFGHFIASLTVGEDYVYWSDYDRKKLWSLPKDGSSKNPVNLRTYRNPAMGVVVYRNEPLNCDLISSPEASAAVVQKTELIENLDSSSSTALLLGFSFVCLAIMAMMILLILQFLKSRDCKGIRGASKTEDTIPFQNFSNTLFKMNELSQIEQQQTVSVPMPENSSGLKRDDDCATLIKCEF
- the LOC124208102 gene encoding dipeptidase 1-like produces the protein MKIVWIFLVCLAVDQTLSFPTHQFEETKFKKCLARARIILDRVPLIDGHNDFPNSLRKYANNQVDDLDIYDLTTLEPWASSSSSHTDINRLRQGKVGAQFWSTYIPCATQYKDAILKTLEQIDVVHRLVEANPATFEFVTSAQGIEDAFSRGRIGSLVGLEGGHSIGSSLAVLRMMYDMGVRYMTMTHLCNTPWADHSLLDDPGNVAVHDGLTPFGKTVVAEMNRLGMLVDISHVSRKTMRDVLETSTAPVIFSHSSAYALCNDTRNVPDDILQLVTLNGGIVMVNFFTIYVSCGQTATVQQVADHVEHIRNIAGVDHVGLGSDFNGADKTPEGLKDVSEYPNLFAELLARGWTETDLEKVAGWNLLRVLRGAEAVRDQMAADGVKPFDNWIPQTDLPVESLPCSTGDYSNNTYTSNAM
- the LOC124208101 gene encoding dipeptidase 1-like; the protein is MNWCVIVLALLLSAQKSWSYPSARFEEANSFEKYLEKARTVLDRVPLIDGHNDFPYSLRRYENNQVGDLDINDLTTSEPWASSSSSHTDINRLRQGKVGAQFWSAYVSCSTQYKDAILKTWEQIDVIHRMVDANPTAFEFVKSAQGIEDAFSQGKIGSLVGVEGGHSIGSSLAVLRMMYDMGVRYMTLTHSCPTPWGDNSQLDDPGNVPIHDGLTPFGKDVIAEMNRLGMLIDLSHVSRKTMRDALETSTAPVIFSHSSAYALCNNTRNVPDDILQLVAQNGGVVMVNFFVSYISCGLTATVQQVADHIEHIRNVAGADHVGIGSDFNGVARTPEGLKDVSEYPNLFAELLARGWAETDLEKVAGLNLLRVFRGAEAVRDQMAADGGKPFDEWIPQADLPAESLPCSTGQIKSIKLSTE
- the LOC124208103 gene encoding cell wall protein SED1-like, giving the protein MLKLIFFLFSVRLLQLLIGGSSAASCPPCPQSDPAVAKERLNNDFEINGVFPWVDESQIGVRWQIENQTSPWEFENVAPQPLTGRNYLRVHRGQSFSSFGVAILRSQTFRLPACQNDFSFSFWIRSKWPQFTNLELYMSNNGNERLLSSLYNYSSITNGIWRSQSVLLEGEPASNVSLVFYAYCGTEKEDAVAIDDLRFSSKQLTVTSPFWTTTSKSPTSTKSAGKFLTEPTTEPTTEPLNAYTTDTMTDPTTDPTTQTTPSTTTPATTIDPPTDSPTDPPTDPTTNPTTQTTPSTTIPTTTIDPPTDPPTDPPTDPPTDPPTDPTTQTTPSTTTSTTTSTTTTDPTTQTTPSTTTSTEPCSCPTVEPCY